The following are encoded in a window of Spirochaeta cellobiosiphila DSM 17781 genomic DNA:
- the pepF gene encoding oligoendopeptidase F: MAKSRSEIPATDKWNLDKLYTSDEQWEKDLKTLESYGEKISALKGNFAPDLPTLKKNLEFMTQIDLLDERLGYYAHLRQTEDLSNDSSNDRFARYVRVATIIGSASSYITPEIQLIPQDKVEEYLTAPALKDYWVFLKKITRYKPHVLSDAEEKLLALQSEANQTPQKAFAQLTNVDLSFGSVKTEEGEKELTQSTYSLFMENKDNAVREEAFHKFYDTFEGHQNVLTSLLEGSYQQDIYKAKVRNYPSALEMSLFRDDVPTSVYDTLIERVHHHLPLLHSYYELRGKLLGKEKMDHWDAYVSLVDDVELKHSYNEAVSVIKEAVAPLGTEYQQTLEEGLLGGWVDKYENKGKRSGAFSAGSYVGDPYILINYQDEVIRSLFTLAHEAGHSMHSWYSVRNNPFPQYNYTIFEAEVASTVNEQLLAAHLLKTHNDPQIRTYIIGKQIDDFIATIFRQTMFAEFEYKAHKMMEEGKPLTPQSLRKTYRKLLEQYFGPKVNLDEKSDLEALRIPHFYNAFYVYKYATGLSSAITISQNILTEGESATSKYLNFLKSGGSEFPLDSLLKAGVDLRTPGVIDKAMTQFDSLLKEFKELLS; the protein is encoded by the coding sequence ATGGCTAAATCACGCTCAGAAATACCCGCTACAGATAAGTGGAATCTGGATAAACTATACACATCTGATGAGCAATGGGAAAAGGATCTTAAAACCCTAGAATCTTATGGAGAAAAGATCTCCGCTTTAAAAGGGAACTTTGCTCCAGATCTTCCTACATTAAAGAAAAACCTAGAATTTATGACTCAAATAGACTTACTGGATGAACGTCTGGGTTATTATGCCCATTTACGTCAAACAGAAGACTTGTCAAATGACAGCTCTAATGACCGCTTTGCAAGATATGTTAGAGTGGCCACCATCATTGGCAGTGCTTCCAGTTATATAACCCCTGAGATCCAATTGATACCACAAGACAAAGTTGAAGAGTATTTAACGGCTCCCGCCCTAAAGGACTATTGGGTTTTTCTTAAGAAGATTACCCGTTACAAACCCCATGTTCTTAGTGATGCAGAAGAGAAGCTATTGGCCCTTCAATCTGAAGCGAACCAGACTCCTCAAAAAGCTTTTGCACAACTCACGAATGTTGATCTTAGTTTTGGCTCTGTCAAAACAGAAGAAGGAGAAAAAGAACTTACACAAAGTACCTATTCTCTTTTTATGGAAAATAAAGACAATGCAGTTAGGGAGGAAGCTTTTCACAAATTCTATGATACATTTGAAGGTCATCAGAATGTTCTTACCAGTTTATTGGAAGGAAGTTATCAACAAGATATCTATAAAGCTAAAGTAAGAAACTATCCTTCTGCATTGGAAATGAGCCTATTCCGGGATGATGTCCCCACTTCTGTATATGACACACTTATTGAAAGAGTCCATCATCACCTTCCCCTACTCCACTCCTATTATGAACTAAGAGGGAAACTTCTTGGCAAAGAAAAGATGGATCACTGGGATGCTTATGTAAGCCTTGTTGACGATGTTGAACTCAAACACAGCTATAACGAAGCCGTATCCGTGATAAAAGAAGCTGTTGCCCCTTTAGGGACGGAATACCAGCAAACACTTGAAGAAGGATTACTTGGAGGCTGGGTAGATAAATATGAAAACAAGGGAAAACGTTCTGGTGCCTTCTCAGCAGGAAGTTATGTAGGAGATCCCTATATATTAATTAACTATCAGGATGAGGTTATTCGAAGCCTCTTTACCCTCGCCCATGAAGCGGGCCACTCCATGCATAGTTGGTATTCCGTAAGAAATAACCCCTTTCCTCAATATAACTACACAATCTTCGAGGCTGAAGTAGCGTCTACAGTGAATGAACAACTCTTGGCAGCCCATTTATTGAAAACACATAATGATCCCCAAATTCGTACTTATATTATTGGTAAACAAATCGATGATTTTATTGCCACCATATTTAGACAGACCATGTTTGCGGAGTTTGAATACAAAGCTCATAAAATGATGGAAGAAGGAAAACCCCTTACACCACAGTCTCTTAGAAAGACTTATCGTAAGTTGCTAGAACAATATTTTGGTCCCAAAGTTAATCTAGATGAGAAAAGTGATTTAGAAGCCCTGCGGATTCCTCACTTCTATAATGCTTTCTATGTCTATAAATACGCAACCGGACTCTCATCGGCTATCACCATTAGTCAAAATATTCTAACAGAAGGGGAATCAGCGACCTCTAAATATCTTAACTTTCTTAAATCAGGAGGAAGTGAATTCCCTCTAGATTCCTTGTTAAAAGCTGGCGTTGATCTGAGAACACCCGGTGTTATTGATAAAGCTATGACTCAATTTGACTCCCTACTAAAGGAGTTCAAAGAGCTGCTTAGTTAA
- the rdgB gene encoding RdgB/HAM1 family non-canonical purine NTP pyrophosphatase — MTIFLATNNQHKADEIRQIFKEHQIITPRDKGIDIDPEETGSTFIENALIKAKAFFDITGIPTLADDSGIVVDYLKGAPGIYSARFGNENGLKLTDPQRNEYLLSKMGKTENRKAHYVCNMVYYKGFDNYYSVQETFHGQIISEPAGTGGFGYDPIFYLPHLEKTAAELSAEEKNLISHRGKAVRKIFQMISGEQNG, encoded by the coding sequence ATGACAATATTTTTAGCTACAAATAATCAACACAAAGCAGATGAGATTAGACAAATTTTTAAAGAGCATCAGATCATCACACCTCGAGATAAGGGCATTGATATTGATCCAGAAGAAACTGGTTCAACATTTATAGAAAATGCTCTTATCAAAGCCAAAGCCTTTTTTGATATAACAGGAATCCCCACCTTAGCTGATGATTCAGGAATCGTTGTGGATTACCTCAAAGGAGCTCCCGGTATCTATTCAGCTCGTTTTGGTAATGAAAATGGCTTAAAATTGACTGATCCCCAGAGAAATGAGTATCTTCTAAGCAAGATGGGTAAGACTGAGAACCGTAAGGCACATTATGTTTGCAATATGGTTTATTACAAAGGTTTTGATAACTACTATAGTGTTCAGGAAACTTTTCATGGACAAATCATTAGTGAACCTGCAGGCACAGGCGGTTTTGGTTATGATCCTATATTCTACCTTCCCCATCTTGAAAAAACGGCTGCAGAACTATCGGCTGAAGAAAAGAATCTTATTAGCCACCGGGGAAAAGCTGTGAGAAAAATATTTCAAATGATTTCAGGAGAACAAAATGGCTAA
- a CDS encoding DHH family phosphoesterase yields MELNEVIDILTKNDKFIIIGHEEPDGDCLGSQLGMAYFLRRLGKQALVYSPGPFKRNEIAFLAGQFEQDIPPTEKLNNPLAVVMDCSTADRTGQLANQIAGLPTLVIDHHTSGHPFGDYRYIDSTCPATTILVHRIIKAMGEEVSQQEAELLYLGLCTDTGFYRHLESGQSEAFQVSADLVAAGANPKKTFAKMYSGKSFGSQKLIGRLLGRMESYYEGQVVVTYEDASDRFELDIQNRDSDSLYQMLQAIDDVEAIILIREDTIYNGSVGLRSRTTVDMGEMAKIFGGGGHKRAAGFAYEGKRDDIKAQLIQLFKKPEFRLPPKE; encoded by the coding sequence ATGGAACTGAACGAAGTTATAGATATATTAACCAAGAATGACAAATTCATCATTATTGGGCATGAAGAACCTGATGGTGATTGTTTAGGTTCTCAGTTGGGAATGGCCTATTTTTTAAGAAGATTAGGCAAGCAGGCATTGGTGTATAGTCCCGGCCCTTTTAAAAGAAATGAAATAGCTTTCTTGGCAGGCCAGTTTGAACAGGATATCCCACCAACAGAGAAGCTAAACAATCCTCTAGCAGTTGTTATGGACTGTTCGACAGCCGATAGAACAGGGCAACTGGCCAATCAAATAGCGGGCCTACCCACTTTGGTCATCGACCATCATACCTCTGGACATCCTTTTGGTGATTATAGATATATCGATTCCACTTGTCCGGCGACTACCATTCTTGTTCATCGTATTATTAAAGCGATGGGAGAAGAAGTATCCCAACAGGAAGCAGAACTTCTTTACCTGGGGTTATGTACAGATACGGGCTTCTATAGACATTTAGAATCTGGACAATCAGAGGCTTTCCAAGTATCAGCCGATTTAGTGGCTGCAGGAGCAAACCCTAAAAAAACCTTTGCCAAGATGTATTCAGGAAAATCTTTTGGTAGTCAGAAACTCATTGGCCGCCTTTTAGGACGAATGGAATCCTACTATGAGGGCCAGGTGGTAGTCACTTATGAAGATGCTAGCGACCGTTTTGAACTAGATATTCAAAATCGAGATTCTGACTCACTCTATCAAATGCTTCAGGCCATAGATGATGTGGAAGCCATCATTCTCATTAGAGAGGATACGATCTACAATGGCTCTGTGGGATTACGCTCTAGAACAACCGTAGATATGGGTGAAATGGCTAAGATATTTGGTGGTGGCGGACATAAAAGAGCGGCAGGATTCGCCTATGAAGGTAAGCGTGATGATATAAAAGCACAGCTTATTCAGCTTTTTAAGAAACCGGAATTCAGATTACCGCCTAAGGAATAA
- the argF gene encoding ornithine carbamoyltransferase: MIGDLKGRSLFSLKDYSAEDIRLLLNLAHKVKHEKHNGEVHSRFLGKSLAILFEKTSTRTRASFETAFGEEGGHPVFLGKNDIQLGGKETLEDTARVLGRMFDAIAFRGFKDSTVQTLIKYAGVPVYNGLTDTYHPTQILADLLTLEEVSGQLQGHKMVYLGDGRNNMANSLMIGCAKMGVNFTIAAPKELQPDPGLVEYCQKEAEEAFVKLVITDDPLEAVKGADALYTDVWASMGEEASKQERIKLLRPYQVNSELLKNTGKDSTIFLHCLPAERDYEVTADVIDGAQSRVWDQAENRKHTIKALMLATL, translated from the coding sequence ATGATTGGAGATTTAAAGGGACGATCCCTGTTTTCCCTCAAAGACTATAGTGCCGAAGATATCAGGTTACTACTTAACTTGGCTCATAAAGTTAAACATGAAAAACACAATGGTGAAGTTCATAGCCGCTTTCTAGGTAAATCCTTGGCCATTTTATTTGAAAAGACATCCACAAGAACAAGAGCATCCTTTGAAACAGCTTTTGGAGAAGAAGGTGGACATCCTGTATTCCTGGGTAAGAATGATATACAATTAGGTGGTAAGGAAACCCTTGAAGATACAGCTCGTGTCTTAGGTAGGATGTTTGATGCCATTGCCTTTCGCGGCTTCAAAGATTCTACAGTACAGACTTTGATAAAGTACGCTGGTGTACCTGTTTATAACGGCTTAACCGATACTTACCATCCAACACAAATACTAGCAGACTTGTTGACCTTAGAAGAGGTTAGCGGTCAGCTTCAAGGTCATAAAATGGTATATCTCGGTGATGGACGTAATAATATGGCTAATTCCCTTATGATTGGTTGTGCCAAAATGGGTGTTAACTTTACTATTGCGGCACCAAAGGAATTACAACCAGATCCCGGATTGGTTGAATACTGCCAAAAAGAAGCGGAAGAAGCTTTTGTAAAATTAGTCATAACAGATGATCCCCTGGAAGCGGTAAAAGGGGCTGATGCCCTTTATACAGACGTATGGGCCAGTATGGGGGAAGAAGCATCAAAACAAGAAAGGATTAAACTCTTACGTCCTTATCAAGTTAATAGTGAGCTTTTAAAAAATACTGGCAAAGATAGCACCATATTCCTCCACTGTTTACCAGCAGAACGGGATTATGAAGTAACAGCTGATGTTATTGATGGTGCTCAATCAAGAGTGTGGGATCAAGCGGAAAATCGCAAACATACAATAAAAGCTTTGATGCTTGCGACTCTTTAA
- the lon gene encoding endopeptidase La has translation MKLPINSLRKKERMELPLIPMRELIIFPHMVSPFFVGRDISKKAIEEAMAADRKILLVPQKSGSDHPDAEDVHKIGVQAHIMQILKLPDGSIRVLAEAKQRVTLKKSFEKKGIFRAQVETLDLAPSVTQEMASRMQAVHNSFQKYLKTGKKVSRNNIDAIKKAETPDKLVDLITGAVDFKLDKKLDLLLEIDTAKRLENLAITLEVENEVKALQNDIDQRVKKRIEQTQKEYFLNEQMKEIQKELGNGDSDPSGSKELLAEIEAKNLPEEVKEKALKEAKRLGRLQPMAPEAGILRTYLEWIVDLPWTEISAENKDIIKAEKILNADHYDMQKAKERILDFIAVRQLKETTKGPILCLVGPPGTGKTSLGRSIARSLGREFIRISLGGVRDEAEIRGHRKTYIGALPGKIIQSMKKAATINPVFLLDEIDKMSSDFRGDPAAALLEVLDPEQNATFMDHYLEVNYDLSKVMFVTTANSLHPIPRPLLDRMEIIQIPGYTEFEKAEIAKQFIIQKQQKENGLDKGILSFDDEAIRYIIQHYTMESGVRNLERRISQVMRKIARKALEEGTQILQEERIKSSYEYHTYPTPFKYPFNLGGFRYHVQIKDVIEFLGPPPKRSEVKQELRPGLAYGLAWTEVGGTVLPVEVSLLKGKGNLILTGSLGDVMKESAQIALSFLRSHGEALGIDPDFYEKNDIHIHFPEGAIPKDGPSAGITMTCALTSALTGKNVKKDIAMTGEVTLTDRLLPIGGVKEKVLAAHRNHFTEVLLPQENEQDLDELPMEVRRGMTFQFTDSVQEALKILFSESS, from the coding sequence ATGAAATTACCGATCAATTCTCTGCGTAAGAAAGAACGCATGGAGCTCCCTCTCATACCTATGAGGGAGCTTATTATTTTTCCCCATATGGTAAGTCCCTTCTTTGTAGGAAGGGATATTTCTAAAAAAGCTATAGAAGAAGCTATGGCTGCAGATCGTAAGATCCTTTTAGTACCCCAAAAATCTGGCAGTGATCATCCTGATGCTGAGGATGTACATAAAATAGGTGTTCAAGCCCATATTATGCAGATCCTTAAGTTACCTGATGGATCTATTCGTGTCTTAGCGGAAGCAAAGCAAAGGGTTACCCTTAAAAAGTCCTTTGAAAAGAAGGGTATATTCCGTGCCCAGGTAGAGACACTTGACTTAGCCCCTTCAGTTACCCAGGAAATGGCTAGCCGTATGCAGGCCGTTCATAATTCTTTTCAAAAATACCTCAAAACGGGTAAGAAAGTATCACGTAATAACATAGATGCTATTAAGAAAGCAGAAACTCCGGATAAGCTTGTTGACCTTATAACTGGGGCTGTTGATTTCAAACTAGACAAAAAACTTGATCTACTTTTGGAAATTGATACAGCCAAACGTTTAGAAAACCTGGCCATAACCCTGGAAGTGGAAAATGAAGTTAAGGCTCTCCAGAATGATATTGATCAAAGAGTCAAAAAACGGATTGAACAGACACAGAAGGAGTATTTCCTTAATGAGCAAATGAAGGAAATACAAAAAGAATTAGGTAATGGGGATTCAGACCCTTCAGGATCAAAAGAACTCTTAGCAGAAATCGAGGCTAAGAACTTACCTGAGGAAGTCAAAGAAAAAGCCCTGAAAGAAGCTAAACGATTAGGCAGATTACAGCCTATGGCTCCTGAAGCGGGTATTCTACGAACCTATTTGGAATGGATCGTAGATTTACCATGGACAGAGATTAGCGCTGAAAATAAAGATATTATTAAAGCAGAAAAGATCCTTAATGCGGATCATTATGATATGCAGAAAGCAAAAGAAAGGATTTTAGACTTTATAGCTGTGCGTCAGTTAAAAGAAACAACTAAAGGTCCCATTCTTTGCCTTGTAGGCCCTCCCGGTACTGGTAAAACCAGTTTAGGACGATCTATTGCCCGGTCCTTGGGTCGTGAATTTATACGAATCAGTTTAGGTGGCGTGAGGGATGAAGCAGAAATACGGGGACATCGTAAAACCTATATTGGAGCTCTCCCTGGTAAGATCATTCAGTCAATGAAAAAAGCCGCCACGATTAATCCTGTCTTTTTACTAGATGAGATTGATAAGATGAGTTCTGATTTCCGTGGTGATCCGGCAGCGGCCCTTTTGGAAGTGTTGGATCCAGAACAAAATGCAACCTTCATGGATCATTATCTGGAAGTGAACTATGACCTCAGTAAGGTTATGTTCGTAACGACAGCCAATAGCTTACACCCTATTCCTCGACCACTCTTGGATAGAATGGAAATCATCCAGATACCAGGCTATACAGAGTTTGAGAAAGCTGAAATAGCCAAACAATTTATTATTCAAAAGCAACAAAAAGAGAACGGTCTCGATAAAGGCATCTTGAGCTTTGATGATGAAGCCATTCGTTATATTATACAACACTATACGATGGAATCGGGAGTTCGTAATCTGGAACGTCGGATTAGTCAGGTTATGCGTAAGATTGCCCGGAAAGCTCTGGAAGAGGGAACGCAGATATTACAGGAAGAACGGATAAAAAGTTCCTATGAGTATCATACCTATCCTACTCCCTTTAAATATCCCTTCAATCTCGGTGGGTTCCGTTATCATGTCCAGATCAAGGATGTCATAGAGTTCCTGGGGCCTCCACCAAAACGCAGTGAAGTAAAACAGGAATTACGTCCCGGTCTGGCCTATGGTTTAGCCTGGACAGAAGTGGGAGGAACAGTCCTTCCAGTTGAAGTTAGTCTATTAAAGGGAAAAGGGAACTTAATTCTCACAGGATCTTTAGGTGACGTTATGAAGGAAAGTGCTCAAATTGCTCTGTCCTTCTTAAGATCCCATGGAGAAGCCTTAGGTATTGATCCCGATTTCTATGAAAAAAATGATATCCATATTCACTTTCCTGAAGGAGCTATTCCTAAAGATGGGCCCAGTGCTGGTATAACAATGACCTGTGCCCTCACCAGTGCTCTTACTGGTAAGAATGTCAAAAAAGATATCGCCATGACCGGGGAAGTGACCTTAACCGACAGACTGTTACCTATAGGTGGCGTCAAGGAAAAGGTTCTTGCTGCTCATAGAAATCATTTTACTGAAGTTCTACTTCCTCAGGAAAATGAACAGGATTTGGATGAGCTGCCTATGGAAGTCCGTAGAGGTATGACTTTTCAATTCACTGATTCTGTACAGGAAGCATTGAAAATATTATTTTCAGAATCCTCTTGA
- the clpX gene encoding ATP-dependent Clp protease ATP-binding subunit ClpX, whose protein sequence is MARTRGSEVKVCSFCGKGSDLVKRLIAGPGVYICDECIDVCKKILDEEGDVLDDEFLDEVPLPKEIKEYLDQYVVGQDDAKRVLSVAVYNHYKRIAQKDSIKEDVELEKANVLILRGTGTGKTLLAKTLARKLKVPFAIADATTLTEAGYVGEDVENILLKLIQASGNNIAAAERGIIYIDEIDKIARKGENVSITRDVSGEGVQQALLKIIEGTEASVPPQGGRKHPNQEMLKISTANILIIAGGAFVGLDKIIERRVAQQPMGFGAQLNDKASTEAEELYKHLHPDDLVRFGLIPEFIGRLPIHVSLNQLDKDALKKIITEPKNSVLRQYQASLAIDGVDLVFEAAAIDAIAEKAIKQRTGARGIRSIVENAMIDVMFEIPSIEGKKKVVVTKEVIEDGENPVVLTDPEEMNKPWNRELHEITDQFSA, encoded by the coding sequence ATGGCAAGGACGAGAGGAAGCGAAGTAAAAGTTTGTTCCTTCTGTGGTAAGGGAAGTGATCTTGTTAAAAGACTCATTGCCGGACCTGGTGTCTATATTTGCGACGAATGTATTGATGTCTGCAAAAAGATTCTAGACGAAGAAGGCGATGTTCTTGATGATGAGTTCCTGGATGAAGTTCCTTTACCAAAGGAAATCAAAGAGTACCTAGATCAATATGTCGTTGGTCAGGATGATGCTAAGCGAGTTCTTTCAGTTGCTGTTTATAATCACTATAAAAGAATTGCCCAGAAAGATTCCATCAAAGAAGATGTAGAACTTGAAAAAGCAAATGTCCTTATACTGAGAGGAACAGGAACAGGTAAAACTCTCCTGGCTAAGACTTTGGCACGTAAGCTCAAAGTCCCCTTTGCTATTGCTGATGCCACAACACTCACGGAAGCCGGTTATGTTGGAGAGGATGTAGAAAACATCCTTCTTAAGTTAATTCAGGCCTCTGGTAATAATATTGCCGCTGCAGAACGGGGTATTATCTATATTGATGAAATCGATAAGATAGCCCGTAAAGGTGAAAACGTCAGTATTACACGTGATGTTTCCGGTGAAGGTGTTCAGCAAGCTCTTCTTAAGATTATTGAAGGAACTGAAGCATCAGTACCTCCCCAGGGAGGAAGAAAACATCCTAATCAGGAAATGCTCAAGATCAGTACGGCTAATATTTTGATTATTGCTGGTGGAGCTTTTGTTGGTCTTGATAAGATCATAGAGAGACGTGTAGCTCAACAACCTATGGGTTTTGGGGCACAGCTTAATGACAAAGCCTCTACAGAGGCAGAAGAGCTTTATAAGCATCTTCATCCCGATGATCTTGTACGATTCGGATTGATCCCTGAATTTATAGGTCGTTTACCTATCCATGTTTCCTTGAATCAATTGGATAAGGATGCCTTAAAGAAAATCATTACAGAGCCTAAGAATTCTGTATTACGACAATATCAGGCCAGTTTGGCTATTGACGGTGTTGACCTTGTTTTTGAAGCAGCAGCGATTGATGCCATTGCAGAAAAAGCAATTAAACAACGAACCGGTGCTAGAGGTATCAGGTCTATTGTTGAAAACGCCATGATCGATGTCATGTTTGAGATTCCTTCTATTGAAGGCAAAAAGAAAGTAGTTGTCACAAAAGAAGTAATCGAAGATGGTGAAAATCCAGTAGTTCTTACAGATCCTGAAGAAATGAATAAACCTTGGAATAGAGAACTACATGAAATTACCGATCAATTCTCTGCGTAA
- the clpP gene encoding ATP-dependent Clp endopeptidase proteolytic subunit ClpP, with amino-acid sequence MNEQMNSLVPMVVEQTGIGERSYDIFSRLLKDRIVFVDGQIHDENADLVVAQLLFLESQDPEKDISLYINSPGGSVTAGLAIYDTMQYIKPDVQTICIGQAASMGALLLAGGAPGKRLALPSSRILIHQPWGGAQGQARDIDIHAREIVRLKKLSIDIFASHTGRNAEEVAKDMERDYFMSASEGVEYGIIDKVYNNKDKEWQGREEAK; translated from the coding sequence ATGAACGAGCAAATGAACAGCTTAGTTCCCATGGTAGTTGAACAAACGGGAATTGGGGAAAGGTCATACGATATATTTTCTAGACTACTCAAAGATAGAATTGTCTTTGTAGATGGTCAGATTCATGATGAAAATGCAGACCTAGTTGTAGCTCAGCTATTATTTCTTGAGTCACAAGATCCTGAAAAGGATATTAGCTTATATATCAATTCACCTGGAGGTTCCGTTACTGCTGGTTTGGCTATCTATGATACCATGCAATACATTAAACCTGACGTACAGACTATCTGCATTGGTCAGGCAGCCAGTATGGGAGCTCTATTGCTAGCTGGAGGGGCTCCTGGTAAGCGATTAGCCCTCCCCTCTTCCAGAATCTTGATTCACCAGCCATGGGGTGGTGCACAGGGTCAAGCAAGGGATATAGATATTCATGCACGTGAAATTGTAAGATTAAAGAAACTCAGCATTGATATTTTTGCCAGTCATACAGGGCGAAACGCTGAAGAAGTAGCTAAAGATATGGAAAGAGATTATTTCATGTCAGCTTCAGAAGGTGTAGAATACGGTATCATTGATAAAGTATACAATAATAAGGATAAAGAATGGCAAGGACGAGAGGAAGCGAAGTAA
- the tig gene encoding trigger factor, producing MIAKKDVELLEKSAVKLTLTVASADIKSNYDELVKKYSKQAQIPGFRKGKVPANVLISKFGESLKAETLNNVVDDALKEAFDTIEEKPLPYAQPELVDEKLDIDLDKDLTFSVKYDTFPNFELGEYKGIEVEEDSVSILKKDEEAELKKLQDQQAIVMDKENGTVRKDNIVTIDFAELDEEGNVKEDTKREGFVFTIGTGYNLYKIDDDLVGKKKDKEFVIEKEYPEDFEYSDLAGKSIKLQVKITAVKEKQLPEINDDFAQDISDDFETLEDLTKDIKDKMKKRAEEKLKSQTLEQLMTKLVENTEIVIPQSMIEAELENSWNNFAGQTRMSPDQLVEFLSADGRSKEDLLKEWEPNAIKGLKERLIMGRIIENEKIEASDDELDKEIENQATAANLPLDQAKEYFQSPQMKEYLVHSITDKKVVDFLLENANVKKGKKIKYLDLMEGKQ from the coding sequence GTGATTGCAAAGAAAGACGTAGAACTTTTAGAGAAATCCGCTGTGAAACTGACCCTCACTGTAGCCAGCGCGGATATCAAATCAAATTATGATGAACTTGTCAAAAAATACTCAAAACAAGCTCAAATCCCTGGCTTTAGAAAAGGTAAAGTACCAGCTAATGTATTGATTTCTAAATTCGGTGAAAGCCTTAAGGCAGAAACTTTAAATAATGTAGTGGATGATGCCTTAAAAGAAGCCTTTGATACTATTGAAGAAAAACCACTTCCTTATGCACAACCTGAATTAGTTGACGAGAAATTGGATATTGATTTGGATAAGGATCTTACTTTCAGTGTTAAATATGACACTTTCCCTAATTTTGAATTAGGCGAGTACAAAGGTATTGAAGTAGAAGAGGATTCCGTAAGTATACTTAAAAAAGACGAAGAAGCAGAACTTAAAAAGCTTCAAGATCAACAAGCCATAGTTATGGACAAAGAAAATGGTACTGTTCGTAAAGACAATATCGTAACAATCGACTTTGCAGAGCTTGATGAAGAAGGCAATGTCAAAGAAGACACGAAACGGGAAGGTTTTGTATTTACAATTGGTACAGGTTACAACCTATACAAAATTGATGATGACCTTGTTGGTAAGAAGAAAGACAAAGAATTTGTCATTGAAAAAGAATATCCAGAAGATTTTGAATATTCTGACCTTGCGGGTAAGAGTATTAAACTTCAAGTTAAAATAACCGCTGTAAAAGAAAAGCAGCTTCCTGAAATCAATGATGATTTTGCTCAGGACATCTCTGATGATTTTGAAACATTGGAAGATTTGACAAAAGACATCAAAGACAAGATGAAAAAACGAGCTGAAGAAAAGCTAAAAAGCCAAACTCTTGAGCAATTAATGACTAAACTTGTTGAAAACACAGAAATTGTCATTCCTCAAAGCATGATAGAAGCAGAATTAGAAAACAGCTGGAACAACTTTGCTGGCCAGACAAGAATGTCACCTGATCAGTTGGTTGAATTCTTATCCGCTGATGGTAGAAGCAAAGAAGATCTTCTTAAAGAATGGGAACCTAACGCCATTAAAGGACTTAAAGAAAGATTGATCATGGGCCGTATCATCGAAAACGAAAAAATTGAAGCTTCCGATGATGAATTGGATAAGGAAATCGAAAATCAGGCTACAGCAGCTAATCTTCCTTTAGATCAGGCAAAAGAGTATTTTCAATCTCCCCAAATGAAAGAATATTTAGTTCACAGTATTACAGACAAAAAAGTAGTAGATTTTCTATTGGAAAATGCTAATGTGAAGAAAGGGAAAAAAATAAAATACCTGGACTTGATGGAAGGAAAGCAGTAG